The following proteins are encoded in a genomic region of Thunnus maccoyii chromosome 8, fThuMac1.1, whole genome shotgun sequence:
- the LOC121902143 gene encoding protocadherin beta-16-like — translation MNVCSLMGNTVYRGFTMSRCCVVFLFISLHFVYGDVSYSIAEEMKRGSVVGNIAKDLGLGIPTLSSRKARIDTDRNDKRYCDINLSTGDLIVTDRIDREGLCGKKATCVLKEELVLENPLELHRLSIHVQDINDNAPQFSEDLISFEILESAVKGARFLLTEAHDADIGTNTVQRYNLQNNEHFTINVDTGGSGRKHSELVLVKELDREQEKELKLLLTAIDGGSPQRSGTAIIHITVLDANDNAPVFSQAVYKASVPENAPLDTLVVRVSATDADAGPNGDIIYNFDHVSDEHVSLFSLDPKKGEVRVIGSIDYETETSVELRIRAKDGPGLTSYCTVIIDITDVNDNPPAISLKSLSNPIPENVSPGTEVGIINVQDRDSENNRQVRCSIQQSVPFKLVPSIKNYYSLVTTGQLDRELVSDYNITITATDEGSPPLSSSKTVQFSVADINDNPPVFEEQSYSAYVTENNKPGSTLCSVTARDPDWRQNGTVIYSLLPGEVNGAPVSSYLSVNGDTGVIHAVRSFDYEQFRSFKVHVMARDNGSPPLSSNVTVSVFISDVNDNSPQILYPAPEGNSFMTELVPKAAHGGSLVSKVIAVDADSGQNAWLSYHIVKSTDPGLFSIGLHSGEIRTQRDISESDSMKQNLIVSVKDNGQPSLSATCSMYLLISDNLAEVPELKDISYDEKNSKLTSYLIIALVSVSTFFLTFIIIILGVRFCRRRKPRLLFDGAVAIPSAYLPPNYADVDGTGTLRSTYNYDAYLTTGSRTSDFKFVTSYNDNTLPADQTLRKSPSDFAEVFGDCDNSPEVRVPNI, via the coding sequence ATGAACGTTTGTTCTCTCATGGGAAATACGGTGTACAGAGGATTTACTATGAGTcgctgttgtgttgttttccttttcatcaGCCTGCATTTCGTGTATGGAGATGTGAGCTACTCTATCGCAGAGGAGATGAAACGCGGGTCTGTGGTTGGAAATATAGCCAAAGATCTCGGCCTTGGGATTCCCACACTTTCCTCGCGTAAAGCTCGCATTGACACAGACAGGAATGACAAACGGTATTGCGACATTAATCTTAGCACCGGAGATCTGATTGTTACTGACAGGATCGACAGGGAGGGTCTTTGTGGTAAGAAGGCGACTTGCGTTTTAAAAGAAGAGCTTGTTTTGGAAAACCCTTTAGAGCTTCATCGTCTCAGTATTCATGTGCAAGATATAAACGACAACGCCCCACAGTTTAGTGAGGACttgatttcatttgaaataCTAGAATCAGCCGTGAAAGGAGCTAGATTCTTACTCACGGAAGCCCATGATGCAGATATCGGTACAAATACTGTACAGCGCtacaatttacaaaataatgaGCATTTCACCATTAATGTAGATACAGGGGGTAGTGGAAGGAAACACTCCGAATTGGTCTTGGTAAAAGAATTAGACCGGGAACAAGAGAAAGAACTAAAATTGCTGCTTACAGCTATAGATGGTGGATCTCCACAGAGATCAGGTACTGCGATCATACACATTACTGTACTGGATGCTAATGATAACGCCCCAGTGTTTAGCCAGGCCGTTTATAAAGCCAGCGTGCCTGAAAACGCACCTTTGGATACTCTAGTTGTTAGAGTGAGCGCTACTGATGCAGACGCGGGACCCAACGGTGATATTATATACAATTTTGATCATGTATCTGATGAGCATGTCTCTTTGTTCTCGCTTGATCCTAAGAAAGGAGAGGTAAGAGTCATCGGCTCTATTGATTATGAAACTGAGACCTCCGTTGAACTGCGAATAAGAGCAAAAGATGGACCAGGTCTTACCTCGTATTGTACAGTAATTATAGATATAACAGACGTGAATGACAACCCACCTGCTATCAGCTTGAAATCACTGTCTAACCCCATACCTGAGAATGTGTCACCTGGTACGGAGGTGGGCATCATTAACGTGCAGGACAGAGACTCTGAGAATAACCGACAGGTCCGCTGCTCCATTCAGCAAAGCGTCCCTTTTAAGTTGGTTCCTTCTATTAAAAACTACTATTCTCTGGTGACTACGGGACAACTGGACCGTGAACTAGTGTCTGATTACAACATTACAATCACTGCCACTGATGAGGGCTCTccacctctgtcctcctctaaaACTGTTCAGTTTTCTGTAGCAGACATCAACGACAACCCACCTGTGTTTGAGGAACAGTCCTACAGCGcatatgtgactgaaaataacaaacctgGCTCCACTTTATGTTCCGTTACCGCTCGAGACCCCGACTGGAGACAAAACGGCACAGTGATTTATTCTCTGTTACCTGGTGAGGTGAATGGAGCCCCGGTGTCCTCCTATCTATCTGTTAACGGAGACACGGGGGTGATCCACGCTGTGAGGTCGTTTGATTATGAACAGTTCCGGAGTTTTAAAGTCCACGTGATGGCCAGAGACAACGGTTCTCCTCCGCTCAGCAGCAACGTGACCGTCAGTGTGTTCATATCTGATGTGAATGACAACTCTCCTCAGATACTGTACCCTGCCCCGGAGGGCAACTCCTTCATGACTGAGCTGGTCCCCAAAGCTGCACACGGAGGCTCTCTGGTGTCCAAAGTGATAGCTGTGGACGCGGACTCCGGACAGAACGCCTGGCTGTCGTATCATATAGTCAAATCCACTGATCCGGGACTTTTCAGTATTGGTCTCCACAGCGGAGAGATCAGGACACAGCGGGACATTTCTGAATCTGACAGCATGAAACAGAACCTTATTGTGTCAGTGAAAGATAATGGacagccctctctctctgccacctgttccatgtatttacttatttctgATAATTTGGCTGAGGTCCCAGAACTGAAGGATATTTCTTATGATGAGAAGAATTCCAAATTGACGTCTTATCTGATCATCGCGCTGGTGTCCGTGTccactttttttctgacttttatcatcatcatcctggGTGTGAGGTTTTGTCGCAGGAGAAAGCCCAGACTGTTGTTTGATGGAGCAGTTGCCATCCCCAGCGCGTATCTCCCTCCTAATTACGCAGATGTTGACGGCACAGGAACTTTGCGCAGCACTTATAATTATGACGCCTACTTGACAACAGGATCTAGAACCAGTGACTTTAAGTTCGTAACATCTTACAATGACAACACTCTGCCTGCTGACCAGACTCTGAGGAAAAGTCCATCAGACTTTGCAGAAGTGTTTGGGGATTGTGATAATTCTCCTGAGGTAAGAGTACCAAACATCTGA
- the LOC121902222 gene encoding protocadherin beta-15-like: MDLKGQSLWSFLYGFFLLVDATVADLSYSVPEEMRPGSIVGNIAKDLGLEVGKLSSRKARLDTEEKYQHYCDIDLKTGNLVMRERTDREELCGEKVSCMLKFELVLESPLELHRISLLIQDVNDNSPVFPKDNIKLEITESADKGARYRVNEAHDADIGQNTVKQYSLQKNEHFVLSVREDTDGSKNVELVLDNELDREKQHDLNFVLMAVDGGNPQRSGTAIVHVTVLDANDNTPMFDQAVYKASLPENSALETVVIIVSATDADEGVNGEVTYEFSRISERAKKVFSLNSKTGEIKVTGPLDFESDSKYEMRIDAKDSYGLSSDSKVIIDITDVNDNAPVIYMKSLTNPIPENVSPGTEVGIINVQDRDSENNGQVRCSIQQGAPFKLVPSIKNYYSLVTTGQLDRELVSDYNITITATDEGSPPLSSSKTVQLSVADINDNPPVFEEQSYSAYVTENNKPGSTLCSVTARDPDWRQNGTVIYSLLPGEVNGAPVSSYVSVNGDTGVIHAVRSFDYEQFRSFKVHVMARDNGSPPLSSNVTVSVFISDVNDNSPQILYPAPEGNTFMTELVPKAAHGGSLVSKVIAVDADSGQNAWLSYHIVKSTDPGLFSIGLHSGEIRTQRDISESDSMKQNLIVAVKDNGQPSLSATCSMYLLISDNLAEVPELKDISYDEKNSKLTSYLIIALVSVSTFFLTFIIIILGVRFCRRRKPRLLFDGAVAIPSAYLPPNYADVDGTGTLRSTYNYDAYLTTGSRTSDFKFVSSYNDNTLPADQTLRKSPSDFAEVFQDSLEPLEVGTCACL; the protein is encoded by the coding sequence ATGGACCTCAAAGGACAATCATTGTGGAGCTTTCTCTAtggattttttcttttagtcGACGCCACCGTTGCAGACCTCAGCTATTCTGTTCCGGAGGAGATGAGACCCGGATCCATTGTTGGAAATATTGCCAAGGATCTCGGACTAGAAGTAGGGAAATTGTCCTCTCGTAAAGCCCGTCTTGATACTGAGGAGAAGTACCAACATTACTGCGATATTGATCTAAAAACGGGAAATCTTGTAATGAGGGAAAGGACTGACCGAGAGGAGCTTTGCGGGGAGAAGGTTTCGTGTATGCTTAAATTCGAATTAGTCCTAGAAAGTCCTTTGGAGCTGCACCGCATTTCACTGCTCATTCAGGATGTAAACGACAATTCACCTGTTTTTCCAAAGGATAACATTAAACTGGAAATAACAGAATCAGCGGACAAAGGAGCTCGATATCGCGTCAACGAAGCACATGACGCTGACATCGGACAAAATACAGTTAAACAATACAGTTTACAGAAGAATgagcattttgttttatctgttcgAGAGGATACTGATGGGTCTAAGAACGTCGAGTTGGTGTTAGATAACGAGCTCGACCGTGAAAAACAACACGATTTAAATTTCGTGCTCATGGCCGTTGATGGTGGTAATCCACAAAGATCAGGAACTGCCATTGTACACGTGACTGTGTTGGATGCTAATGATAACACCCCTATGTTTGACCAAGCGGTTTATAAAGCCAGTCTACCTGAAAACTCTGCTCTTGAGACTGTTGTCATCATAGTAAGTGCCACTGATGCAGACGAAGGAGTCAATGGAGAAGTGACATATGAATTTAGCCGCATTTCAGAAAGGGCTAAAAAAGTTTTCTCATTGAACAGTAAAACTGGAGAGATAAAAGTCACAGGGCCACTCGATTTCGAGAGTGATTCTAAATATGAAATGCGAATCGATGCCAAAGATAGTTATGGACTTTCCTCTGATTCCAAAGTGATAATTGATATCACTGATGTTAATGACAACGCTCCAGTGATATATATGAAATCCTTGACTAACCCCATACCTGAGAATGTGTCACCTGGTACAGAGGTGGGCATCATTAACGTGCAGGACAGAGACTCTGAGAATAACGGACAGGTCCGCTGCTCCATTCAGCAAGGCGCCCCTTTTAAGTTGGTTCCTTCTATTAAAAACTACTATTCTCTGGTGACTACAGGGCAACTGGACCGTGAACTAGTATCTGATTACAACATTACAATCACTGCCACTGACGAGGGCTCTccacctctgtcctcctctaaaACTGTTCAGTTATCTGTAGCAGACATCAACGACAACCCACCTGTGTTTGAGGAACAGTCCTACAGCGcatatgtgactgaaaataacaaacctgGCTCCACTCTATGTTCCGTTACTGCTCGAGACCCCGACTGGAGACAAAACGGTACAGTGATTTATTCTCTGTTACCTGGTGAGGTGAACGGAGCCCCGGTGTCCTCCTATGTATCTGTTAACGGAGACACGGGGGTGATCCACGCCGTGAGGTCGTTTGATTATGAACAGTTCAGGAGTTTTAAAGTGCACGTGATGGCCAGAGACAATGGTTCTCCTCCGCTCAGCAGCAACGTGACCGTCAGTGTGTTCATATCGGATGTGAATGACAACTCTCCTCAGATACTGTACCCCGCCCCGGAGGGCAACACCTTCATGACCGAGCTGGTCCCCAAAGCTGCACACGGAGGCTCTCTGGTGTCCAAAGTGATAGCGGTGGACGCAGACTCCGGACAGAACGCCTGGCTGTCCTATCATATAGTCAAGTCCACTGATCCGGGACTTTTCAGTATTGGTCTCCACAGCGGAGAGATCAGGACACAACGGGACATTTCTGAATCTGACAGCATGAAACAGAACCTCATTGTGGCAGTGAAAGATAACGGacagccctctctctctgccacctgttccatgtatttacttatttctgATAACTTGGCTGAGGTCCCAGAACTGAAGGATATTTCTTATGATGAGAAGAATTCCAAACTGACCTCTTATCTGATCATCGCGCTGGTGTCCGTTTCTACGTTTTTCCTGACCTTCATTATCATCATTCTGGGTGTGAGGTTTTGTCGCAGGAGAAAGCCCAGACTGTTGTTTGATGGAGCAGTTGCCATCCCCAGCGCTTATCTCCCTCCTAATTATGCAGATGTTGACGGCACTGGAACTTTACGCAGCACTTATAATTATGACGCCTACTTGACAACAGGGTCTAGAACCAGTGACTTTAAGTTCGTCAGTTCATACAATGACAACACTCTGCCTGCTGACCAGACTCTGAGGAAAAGTCCATCAGACTTCGCTGAAGTGTTTCAAGATTCCTTGGAGCCCCTGGAGGTAGGCACATGCGCTTGTTTATAG
- the LOC121902225 gene encoding protocadherin gamma-A11-like, with translation MMAITAFPLQNGVVALLLLSLYFANGDISYSFPEEVRRGSVIGNIAKDLGLDANRLSFRKARIDTDGSAKLYCDINLTNGDLTVAERIDREGLCGDKASCVLKQELMLENPLELHRINLHVQDINDNSPQFNKDLIHIDISESAAKGARFPIEEAHDADIGKYSVQTYNLQQNENFILGVGTNSVELVLNKELDRETLKEINLLLTAVDGGSPQKSGIVVIHITVLDANDNVPVFDQAVYKTSLPENSPLGTVVLTVSATDADEGLNGDVTYDFGHISEDVKSMFTIDHKTGGIKLMTAIDFESVSSFELRVTAKDGLGLTSYAKVIIDVTDVNDNAPVIYLKSLNSPIPENVSPGTEVGIINVQDRDSENNRQVRCSIQQNVPFKLVPSIKNYYSLVTTGQLDRELVSDYNITITASDEGSPPLSSSKTVQLSVADINDNPPVFEEQSYSAYVTENNKPGSTLSSVTARDPDWRQNGTVIYSLLPGEVNGAPVSSYVSVNGDTGVIHAVRSFDYEQFRSFKVHVMARDNGSPPLSSNVTVSVFISDVNDNSPQILYPAPEGNSFMTELVPKAAHGGSLVSKVIAVDADSGQNAWLSYHIVKSTDPGLFSIGLHSGEIRTQRDISESDSMKQNLIVSVKDNGQPSLSATCSMYLLISDNLAEVPELKDISYDEKNSKLTSYLIIALVSVSTFFLTFIIIILGVRFCRRRKPRLLFDGAVAIPSAYLPPNYADVDGTGTLRSTYNYDAYLTTGSRTSDFKFVTSYNDNTLPADQTLRKSPSDFAEVFGDCDRSPETS, from the exons ATGATGGCTATCACTGCATTCCCATTACAAAACGGTGTCGTGGCTTTACTCCtcctttctttgtattttgccAATGGAGATATAAGCTATTCTTTTCCGGAGGAGGTGAGACGCGGATCCGTGATCGGAAATATCGCCAAAGACCTGGGCCTTGATGCAAACAGACTATCCTTTCGGAAGGCCCGCATTGATACCGATGGGAGCGCCAAACTTTATTGTGACATAAACCTAACGAACGGGGATCTGACTGTAGCCGAGAGGATTGACAGAGAGGGCCTTTGTGGAGACAAAGCATCCTGCGTGTTAAAACAGGAACTGATGTTAGAGAATCCATTAGAGTTGCATCGAATTAACCTTCATGTCCAGGACATAAATGATAACTCTCCACAATTTAATAAAGATCTGATTCATATAGATATTAGTGAATCAGCGGCAAAAGGTGCTCGTTTTCCAATAGAAGAAGCACATGATGCGGACATAGGCAAATATTCAGTTCAGACGTACAACCTGCAGCAGAATGAGAATTTTATTTTGGGCGTTGGAACAAATTCTGTGGAACTCGTCCTTAACAAAGAGCTTGACCGTGAAACTTTAAAGGAAATTAATCTGCTTCTTACAGCTGTGGATGGTGGTTCCCCTCAAAAGTCAGGTATTGTGGTCATTCACATCACTGTACTGGATGCTAATGATAACGTCCCAGTGTTCGACCAGGCTGTTTATAAAACCAGTCTGCCTGAAAACTCTCCACTAGGTACGGTCGTGcttacagtaagtgctactgATGCAGATGAGGGACTAAATGGAGATGTTACATAtgattttggacacatttcagaGGATGTTAAGTCAATGTTTACAATAGATCACAAGACAGGCGGTATAAAATTGATGACTGCGATTGATTTTGAATCAGTGTCATCATTTGAGCTGCGTGTCACAGCAAAAGATGGTTTGGGATTAACTTCTTATGCCAAAGTCATTATAGATGTTACTGATGTGAATGATAACGCCCCGGTTATATATCTAAAATCACTCAACAGTCCCATACCTGAGAATGTGTCACCTGGTACAGAGGTGGGCATCATTAACGTGCAGGACAGAGACTCTGAGAATAACCGACAGGTCCGCTGCTCCATTCAGCAAAACGTCCCTTTTAAGTTGGTTCCTTCTATTAAAAACTACTATTCTCTGGTGACTACAGGACAACTGGACCGTGAACTAGTGTCTGATTACAACATTACAATCACCGCCAGTGACGAAGGCTCTccacctctgtcctcctctaaaACTGTTCAGTTATCTGTAGCAGACATCAACGACAACCCACCTGTGTTTGAGGAACAGTCCTACAGCGcatatgtgactgaaaataacaaacctgGCTCCACTCTATCTTCCGTTACTGCTCGAGACCCTGACTGGCGACAAAACGGCACAGTGATTTATTCTCTGTTACCTGGTGAGGTGAACGGAGCCCCGGTGTCCTCCTATGTATCTGTTAACGGAGACACGGGGGTGATCCACGCTGTGAGGTCGTTTGATTATGAACAGTTCCGGAGTTTTAAAGTCCACGTGATGGCCAGAGACAACGGTTCTCCTCCGCTCAGCAGCAACGTGACCGTCAGTGTGTTCATATCGGATGTGAATGACAACTCTCCTCAGATACTGTACCCCGCCCCGGAGGGCAACTCCTTCATGACCGAGCTGGTCCCCAAAGCTGCACACGGAGGCTCTCTGGTGTCCAAAGTGATAGCGGTGGACGCGGACTCCGGACAGAACGCCTGGCTGTCCTATCATATAGTCAAATCCACTGATCCGGGACTTTTCAGTATTGGTCTCCACAGCGGAGAGATCAGGACACAGCGGGACATTTCTGAATCTGACAGCATGAAACAGAACCTTATTGTGTCCGTGAAAGATAACGGacagccctctctctctgccacctgttccatgtatttacttatttctgATAACTTGGCTGAGGTCCCAGAACTGAAGGATATTTCTTATGATGAGAAGAATTCCAAGCTGACCTCTTATCTGATCATCGCGCTGGTGTCTGTGTCCACCTTTTTTCTGACcttcattatcatcatcctgGGTGTGAGGTTTTGTCGCAGGAGAAAGCCCAGACTGTTGTTCGATGGAGCAGTTGCCATCCCCAGCGCTTATCTCCCTCCTAATTACGCAGATGTTGACGGCACAGGAACTTTACGCAGCACTTATAATTATGACGCCTACTTGACAACAGGATCTAGAACCAGTGACTTTAAGTTCGTGACATCTTACAATGACAACACTCTGCCTGCTGACCAGACTCTGAGGAAAAGTCCATCAGACTTTGCTGAGGTGTTTGGGGATTGTGATCGCTCTCCTGAG ACCAGCTAA
- the LOC121902224 gene encoding protocadherin beta-16-like has product MGYKGFSVLGLVTSLGVFLLPLQTVCGDVAYSFPEEMKRGSVVGNIAKDIGLDVSKLSARKARIDADGNNKRYCDINLSTGDIIVVERIDREGLCGKKASCVLKQELVLENPLELHRISVHVQDINDNSPQFKKNTINFEIRESATKGSRYRLDEAHDADIGQNAIQSYSIEANENFRLNVIAKSAGGKYSELVLEKELDREQQQELTIVIVATDGGTPQRSGTAVVHVTVLDANDNAPVFSQTIYKASLPENSPLDTVVVTVSATDADEGINGKVTYEFDHISDENNVFALDQATGEVRVSGPIDYEDLSTYEMQITAKDGLGLVSSCTLIIDVADVNDNAPLTFIKSLRNLIPEDTPPGTEVGIINVQDRDSENNGQVRCSILQNAPFKLVPSIKNYYSLLTTGQLDRELVSDYNITITATDEGSPPLSSSKTVQLSVADINDNPPVFEEQSYSAYVTENNKPGSTLCSVTARDPDWRQNGTVIYSLLPSEVNGAPMSSYLSVNGDTGVIHAVRSFDYEQFRSFKVHVMARDNGSPPLSSNVTVSVFISDVNDNSPQILYPAPEGNSFMTELVPKAAHGGSLVSKVIAVDADSGQNAWLSYHIVKSTDPGLFSIGLHSGEIRTQRDISESDSMKQNLIVSVKDNGQPSLSATCSMYLLISDNLAEVPELKDISYDERNSKLTSYLIIALVSVSTFFLTFIIIILGVRFCRRRKPRLLFDGAVAIPSAYLPPNYADVDGTGTLRSTYNYDAYLTTGSRTSDFKFVTSYNDNTLPADQTLRKSPSDFVEEFGQSDNSLEVGSHIFYLCAS; this is encoded by the coding sequence ATGGGATACAAAGGATTTTCAGTGCTCGGCCTGGTTACCTCTTTGGGAGTTTTTCTTCTGCCGCTGCAAACCGTTTGTGGAGATGTGGCCTATTCTTTTCCAGAGGAGATGAAACGCGGCTCAGTTGTTGGAAATATAGCGAAAGATATAGGGCTTGATGTGAGCAAACTGTCTGCTCGAAAGGCTCGTATTGATGCAGACGGGAACAACAAACGGTATTGTGACATTAATCTCAGTACGGGAGATATCATTGTTGTCGAAAGGATTGACAGAGAGGGGCTTTGTGGCAAAAAGGCATCTTGCGTTTTAAAACAGGAACTTGTTTTAGAGAACCCTTTAGAGTTGCACCGCATTAGTGTTCACGTTCAAGATATCAACGATAATTCTCCACAGTTTAAAAAGAATACCATAAACTTTGAAATTAGAGAGTCGGCAACCAAAGGAAGTCGCTATCGTTTAGATGAGGCCCACGATGCAGACATCGGACAAAACGCCATCCAGAGCTATAGCATTGAAGCAAATGAAAACTTCAGATTAAATGTTATTGCAAAAAGCGCAGGTGGAAAATATAGTGAGTTAGTTTTAGAGAAGGAGCTGGAtagagagcagcagcaagagCTAACGATTGTGATTGTCGCTACAGACGGAGGCACACCTCAGAGATCAGGTACTGCAGTCGTCCACGTCACTGTGCTGGATGCCAATGATAACGCCCCAGTGTTTAGCCAAACCATTTATAAAGCCAGTCTTCCCGAAAACTCTCCTTTAGACACTGTAGTGGTCACGGTTAGCGCAACTGATGCAGACGAGGGAATAAATGGAAAAGTGACGTATGAGTTTGATCACATTTCTGATGAAAATAACGTGTTTGCTCTTGATCAGGCAACAGGAGAGGTCAGAGTGAGTGGACCAATAGATTATGAGGATTTGTCCACCTATGAAATGCAAATTACAGCCAAGGATGGTCTTGGGTTAGTGTCATCCTGTACATTAATAATTGACGTCGCAGATGTCAATGACAACGCCCCCCTAACGTTTATTAAGTCCTTGAGAAATCTCATTCCAGAAGATACCCCTCCCGGTACAGAGGTAGGCATCATTAACGTGCAGGACAGAGACTCTGAGAATAACGGACAGGTCCGCTGCTCCATTCTACAAAACGCCCCTTTTAAGTTAGTCCCTTCTATTAAAAACTACTATTCTCTGTTGACTACAGGACAACTGGACCGTGAACTAGTGTCTGATTACAACATTACAATCACTGCCACTGACGAGGGCTCTccacctctgtcctcctctaaaACTGTTCAGTTATCTGTAGCAGACATCAACGACAACCCACCTGTGTTTGAGGAACAGTCCTACAGCGcatatgtgactgaaaataacaaacctgGCTCCACTTTATGTTCCGTTACTGCTCGAGACCCCGACTGGAGACAAAACGGCACAGTGATTTATTCTCTGTTACCTAGTGAGGTGAACGGAGCCCCGATGTCCTCTTATCTATCTGTTAACGGAGACACGGGGGTGATCCATGCTGTGAGGTCGTTTGATTATGAACAGTTCAGGAGTTTTAAAGTGCACGTGATGGCCAGAGACAATGGTTCTCCTCCGCTCAGCAGCAACGTGACCGTCAGTGTGTTCATATCGGATGTGAATGACAACTCTCCTCAGATTCTGTACCCCGCCCCGGAGGGCAACTCCTTCATGACCGAGCTGGTCCCCAAAGCTGCACACGGAGGCTCTCTGGTGTCCAAAGTGATAGCGGTGGACGCGGACTCCGGACAGAACGCCTGGCTGTCCTATCATATAGTCAAATCCACTGATCCGGGACTTTTCAGTATTGGTCTCCACAGCGGAGAGATCAGGACACAGCGGGACATTTCTGAATCTGACAGCATGAAACAGAACCTTATTGTGTCAGTGAAAGATAACGGacagccctctctctctgccacctgttccatgtatttacttatttctgATAACTTGGCTGAGGTCCCAGAACTGAAGGATATTTCTTATGATGAGAGGAATTCCAAGCTGACCTCTTATCTGATCATCGCGCTGGTGTCCGTTTCCACCTTTTTTCTGACcttcattatcatcatcctgGGTGTGAGGTTTTGTCGCAGGAGAAAGCCCAGACTGTTGTTTGATGGAGCAGTTGCCATCCCCAGCGCTTATCTCCCTCCTAATTACGCAGATGTTGACGGCACTGGAACTTTACGCAGCACTTATAATTATGACGCCTACTTGACAACAGGATCTAGAACCAGTGACTTTAAGTTCGTGACATCTTACAATGACAACACTCTGCCTGCTGACCAGACTTTGAGGAAAAGTCCATCAGACTTTGTTGAAGAATTCGGTCAGTCAGACAATTCCTTAGAGGTAGGTTCACATATATTTTACCTTTGCGCTTCGTGA